Genomic DNA from Corylus avellana chromosome ca4, CavTom2PMs-1.0:
TTTTCAAGTATGCTCCGTAACCAGCTTGAAGAAGCATTTGGATAGTGTCTAACGTGTACTGATGCTGACATCTCTCAAGAAAAATTCTCAATCAGGAAGCAAAGCaaggaaaaagtaaattctAATGGAAGAATCACGCAATCCTTTTCGTCTTTCCCATCTTCCTGATTCTGCATCTACACAGAACACTAAGAGATTTAATGTAGATGGGTATGGGAGTCGTGGCTCTTCGCTTACTGCAGGCCTGAAGAAAAGGAGTCATGGAAGTCGGTCTTGGACAAAAGTTGATAAAAATGGCAACTCAAAGATTTTGAAGCTCGACAAGGCTACCATAATGAGACATTGTTCTTTGCCTGCCAGGGATCTCCGACTTTTAGATCCTTTGTTCATTTATCCTTCTACAATATTAGGAAGGGAGAAGGCTATTGTGGTCAGTCTTGAACAGATCAGGTGTATAATCACAGCTGATGAGGTTATTCTGATGAATTCTTTGGATGGATGTGTTGTTCAGTACCAGTCAGAATTGTGCAAACGCCTCCAGACAAACAGAGATCAAGCTGGTAAGAAAAGCACATCAAGCTAAATTGTTTACTAAACTGAATTGAATACTTGCTTCAACCTTCAGTAACCCATCTTAAGTTCTTGCTGAAAAAGGGTGCTGATATCATGCGAAGGTGGTTTTTAAATTCTTAAGTTTTACAAAGTTACATGCTGCAAAATGCTGCATGGATTGCTTACAATGTCTACCAATTTGATTCAGAGGATCTACCTTTCGAATTTAGGGCACTGGAGCTGGCATTGGAACTAATATGCATGTCCCTAGATTCTCAGGTATGCAAAAATCTTCAACACCACCTAGAATTGCTTCATCTTTATTGAAGATAGATCTAGTTAAATACATCTTTTgctctaaaaaatataaaggtaCAATTCTTCTCGAAGTTGGTAATGCTCTCATGCCTCTTTCTGAACAATTATGGACGTCCTTGATAGGGAAAGAATCCAGATTTGTTCTAAAACTGTAATCTTCAGAAGGGTATcccatttgaatttttgttttttgttttgtttttttttttttttttccaaatctgATTAGTGTGCTAGTGGCACACATAATGAATGCCACATTGTGGCCATTTTGGAATGCTAATGGGCCCTGAGAGTCACAAGGTTGGGCAGGTTCTATAGCTCTTTCCCATTTCAGCTGGTAGTCCTCTATACTACCTGAAGAGAGTTTAACCAATATTTTCCAGCTTGTTTCACACTCTTTGGTCCGGAATGAGCTCGGGCTGTGATTGATCTTGGTTCCTTTAAATTGAAGTGTTTGGTTTGTCACACTGACTTGAACCCTGAGTACAAGAGCTTTTATCTCCCCAAAGGTTAAAATATGCTAGTCCCTTTTATGAAATGTAATAAGTTGGGGCGTGCAATCTAGCCTGATGCATCCTTGCTTAGTACAGGCTTTTGAAACTAAACAAACAAGTGTGAGGCTTTGTACATGCAATAATCTTGCTTTCTCCTGATTAGGTGGAAGCTTGGTTTGCATTTTTCAATCAGATTGAACCCAGAGCAGCATTTGTTATTCTTTTCATACTCAATAAGTTCATGTTGAACTCATGTTTTGCAAATCTTGTGGTTTCTCCAACTACATATTTCATGCATGTGGGAAAGAATGCACTGTATTGTATATTATCTGTTTCATTTATCCATGTTCCTTTAGATAGTCAACAGAGCCTCAATCTCAATTACTTAGAGCCCACATGAGTCTCTCCACCATTCACTTCTACTTGATCCTTGCCAATCATATCCACATTTCTTAACATAATAATTTAGAGCATTGGCTGGGCTTGTTATATAAAGAGATGTTCATGTAATCTAAATTTGAATGTGTCGTATAATATGCCACACACATTAGAAGGACTACTGAATAAATCAAAGCTTGAAATGTTCATGTCAGTTCATCCCCTTGCACTAAGGAGTTTCTTGGTTTGATAGGTAAAACAACTGGAAATGGAGATATATCCTGTGCTAGATGAGTTAACAACATCTATTAGCACTCTTAATCTAGAACGTGTGCGTAGACTCAAAGGCCACCTCCTTGCCTTGACTCGGCGAGTTCAGAAGGTAAATATCTAAGATATATCATCTTGGATATCACTATGCTTCTCATGTcctatattaaatttaatttccaGGTCCGAGATGAAATAGAACATCTCATGGATGATGATGGTGACATGGCTGAGATGTATCTGAccgaaaagaaagaaaagtcaGAGGCTTATACCTTGAGTGATCGTTGTCTAGGAACTGATACTTCAGGTGAGGCCACAATGATTTCGAAATCAGCTCCTGTTTCACCTGTGGAGTCCATCAGTGGAGCTCAGAATTCTCAAAGGGCTTTTAACAGTATCGTCAGTTTGAGCAAATATGGAAGCATAACGGGTTCATCTGATAGAGGGGAAAACATCGAACAACTGGAAATGTTACTCGAGGCGTACTTTGTTGTCATCGACAATACTCATAGCAAGTTGTTATCGGTATGAGATGTTTGGCTTCCTCTGCAGCAGATCTATTTGACattttatattatgtttaaaaaaaaaaaaaatcatggattattttttctttattggttATGCAGCTCAAAGAATACATTGATGATACTGAAGATTTTATCAATATTAAACTGGTAAGGCGTGGTATACAACTTTCAGTTTCAATGTAGCCTTTTCACGTATTTGTTTGAAGTGCTAAACATATATAGACACTAAAGTTGTAGTTTTCTGCTGTGTAAATTAATAGGGCAATGTTCAGAACCATCTCATACAATTTCAGTTGCTTCTCACGGCTGCGACCTTTGCAGCTGCAATATTCGCTTCTGTCACAGCAGTATTTGGAATGAACTTTTCTGACTCAATTTTTGACTATCCATCCATGTTCAATTGGGTTCTGGTTATTACTGGTGGTGCCTGTGGATTTTTGTACTTCTCTTTCCTATATTTTTTAAGGCACAGGAAAGTCTTTCCACTGTAAATTCTGAAAGTTGCAATGTTAAATGTGTCAGATCATTTCTAATTATGTACTaagtgaacaaaaaaaaaaaaaaaaaaatcactaaatcCATGAGTTAACtgtagatatatattttttgtcattatAATTATTGGTCATCCATCCATTGATACATCATTCTTTGAGCATTTAAAATCACAGAAGAACCTTGGCTGGTCCTGTCCACAATTCGCTTGATCAAAACCTTCCCCatctcatcatcatcttcactCTCGCCTGTCTCATTTGATTCACAGCTCCTTGATGCCTTCCCTTCCGTAGTCCTTATCTCATCATCATTTAAATTGCTTGACCCTCTCTCACTAATGATATCAAATTGTGAAATGGACCCATTGACCATACCCTCACCAAACGGCTTTTTGCCAAAAGAAATCAATTCTTTCCCAGTGCAGTCACTGGTAATCCTTTCATAAGCCTCATTAAATGCATTTAGAGCTTCCCCGGACAAATTTATAAAGGGTCTATCCATGTCATTATTGCCTTCATCATCCATATACAAGTTATTCTGGGGGGTCATATTTTCTGATTCCATGGAATGCAACCTCTTCTGGGTGTTTTCAAGTGCATTCTCGAGCTCCATGATGCGTGCTTCAAGCTGCAAGTGAATTACCTCATGAAGGCGAATGCTCAACTCCCTAGGTGACACTGTATAGTCTGCTGTATAAGTGTGATTGGTAGAGGTTCCAGTTACATCACAGTTAGAGTCAGATAAACCGCCAGATGGCTTCTGGACCTTGTCGGGCCTCAGATCTCCCTGAACAACATCCACTACAAAGTCAGGATCCAGCTGCAAACAAATATGCAGAACAATTATATTTCAgaagataaaaagtaaattcTCATTGTTTACATAGAAACCAGAAATCTAATAATCTCAACTGGACAAGTATATAGTAATAACGGGAGAAGCCCAAATATATGGAATACATTGACATATGTAAATGTACCACAAATGGGGctgtttttgcaattttaagTTTGGAATGAGAGATGTGTATCGATTGGGAGAGTTgtttaaaaattgcaatttgaaaacgtaaaaaaatctgcattttcaaaCAGTAAGCAAGAGGCGttttaaaaacacattattTTGAAGACTTAACTGCATTTTTGAAATCGTAAATCCAAACGAATATTTTCTTAGTGAAGGTGAGATCATATAAAGTTACCACAGTAAGAGCAGCAGTTGCCAAAAAATGCATCAATAATGGTTAATACAAAACATGTTTTATCTAGCCAAACTATATGATCATGATAGGGCTATGTTGGATTTTATTGGAAAACTGCATGCGTACACATTTTCCATCACAAGCAGAAAAGTTAACAAATTGCCTAGAAAGATAATTTGGGGTTGTCTAACAGGTCATCAACACCAATGTTAAGAACAGAATTCTTGCATTCAAGCTAGATTGATGAGAACCAATCTATATTATGATGATGGCACTGATTAAGGTGATGAGGAACACTATCAGCTAAATACATAGATTATCTTAAGATCAATGCTGGACCCTAACATGATTTAATCACATTTC
This window encodes:
- the LOC132178599 gene encoding magnesium transporter MRS2-5, which codes for MEESRNPFRLSHLPDSASTQNTKRFNVDGYGSRGSSLTAGLKKRSHGSRSWTKVDKNGNSKILKLDKATIMRHCSLPARDLRLLDPLFIYPSTILGREKAIVVSLEQIRCIITADEVILMNSLDGCVVQYQSELCKRLQTNRDQAEDLPFEFRALELALELICMSLDSQVKQLEMEIYPVLDELTTSISTLNLERVRRLKGHLLALTRRVQKVRDEIEHLMDDDGDMAEMYLTEKKEKSEAYTLSDRCLGTDTSGEATMISKSAPVSPVESISGAQNSQRAFNSIVSLSKYGSITGSSDRGENIEQLEMLLEAYFVVIDNTHSKLLSLKEYIDDTEDFINIKLGNVQNHLIQFQLLLTAATFAAAIFASVTAVFGMNFSDSIFDYPSMFNWVLVITGGACGFLYFSFLYFLRHRKVFPL